A single region of the Methanofastidiosum sp. genome encodes:
- a CDS encoding ArsR family transcriptional regulator, translating to MAEELSMSRGAVINQLNKLIECGLIRKSGRNYTLRGGNLTRTMMEIRGNFDRLFERLEKAATYMDNCFGFPRENRIYKKL from the coding sequence TTGGCGGAAGAACTCTCGATGTCTCGTGGAGCCGTTATCAATCAACTCAACAAGCTAATTGAATGTGGCCTTATAAGAAAAAGTGGAAGAAATTATACTCTCCGAGGTGGAAATCTAACTAGAACAATGATGGAGATTAGAGGGAATTTTGATAGACTCTTTGAACGACTAGAGAAAGCTGCAACCTATATGGACAATTGCTTTGGCTTCCCAAGGGAGAATAGAATCTATAAAAAATTATAG
- the grpE gene encoding nucleotide exchange factor GrpE — protein MAEENEILENNEDKITELEKKISQLEDQLSQNESKLKETFERLLRSEADFQNLKKRTEKEKDDTRKYALQDVIMGILNVLDHIERGIKVYKDSEKDILDRGEVLKGMELIYKDLRDVLSTHGLCEIECVGKEFDPYYHEALATTCSEETEDNTVVEEFQKGYILNDRVIRPSRVKVTKNE, from the coding sequence ATGGCAGAAGAAAATGAAATACTTGAGAATAATGAAGACAAAATCACTGAACTAGAAAAAAAAATATCTCAACTTGAGGACCAGCTTTCCCAAAATGAATCAAAGTTAAAGGAAACTTTTGAAAGACTATTAAGAAGCGAAGCAGATTTTCAGAATCTTAAAAAAAGAACGGAAAAAGAAAAAGACGATACAAGAAAATATGCTCTACAGGATGTAATAATGGGAATTTTAAACGTGCTTGATCATATAGAAAGAGGAATAAAAGTCTATAAAGACTCAGAGAAAGATATTTTAGACAGGGGAGAAGTGCTGAAAGGAATGGAACTTATATACAAAGATCTAAGGGATGTACTCAGTACTCATGGACTATGTGAGATTGAATGTGTAGGCAAAGAATTTGACCCATACTACCACGAAGCTTTGGCCACAACTTGTTCAGAAGAGACTGAGGATAATACAGTAGTGGAAGAATTTCAAAAAGGATATATTTTAAATGATAGGGTCATAAGACCTTCAAGAGTTAAAGTAACAAAAAATGAATAA
- the dnaK gene encoding molecular chaperone DnaK has protein sequence MGKVLGIDLGTTNSCMAIIDKGQPLVIPNAEGGRTTPSVVGVSSKSEWLVGRVAKNQIVSNPENTAYSVKRFIGRRYDEVDSEKKIIQYTIKSGNNQEVRIVLGGKDYTPEELSAKILSKLKDDAEAYLGEKITEAVITVPAYFNDSQRKATKDAGEIAGLKVLRIINEPTAATLAYGLDKQEEQTVLVYDLGGGTFDVSILEIGEGVFEVKSTNGDTHLGGDDWDQRVVEWLVEEYKKQYGKDITKDKMAMQRLKEAAEKAKIELSGLAETSINLPYLTADETGPKHLEVSLSRSKFEAMTKDLIDRTMKPIQQAMTDAKVEPEDIDSILLVGGSTRMPQVYNYVKQYFAKEPRRDINPDECVAIGAGIQGGVLKGEVKDVLLLDVTPLSLGIETLGGVFTKLIDRNTTIPTKKSEVFSTATDNQSSVEIHVLQGERPIAANNHTLGKFTLSGIPPSPRGVPQIEVTFDIDANGILNVTAKDKGTGKEQSITIQASANLSKNEIENLKKEAEANAQEDTKKKELVEARNQADTVVYTTEKAIKDFADKIDSSKKSELEALITELKNSMNGDNPQEINEKTEKLSKAMYEISAKIYQQTQSSQEQPSEEPKTEGQTNAGDNVYDADFEVTDEDKKD, from the coding sequence ATGGGAAAAGTATTAGGAATTGATTTAGGAACAACAAATTCATGTATGGCCATAATAGATAAAGGTCAACCTCTTGTCATACCCAACGCAGAAGGTGGAAGAACTACTCCGTCCGTTGTGGGCGTTTCATCAAAAAGTGAATGGTTGGTAGGCAGAGTGGCAAAGAATCAGATTGTTTCAAATCCAGAAAACACTGCCTATTCAGTTAAAAGATTTATTGGCAGAAGGTATGATGAAGTTGACAGTGAAAAAAAGATTATCCAGTATACAATAAAATCAGGAAATAATCAGGAAGTAAGAATAGTTCTTGGTGGAAAGGATTATACTCCTGAAGAACTTTCTGCAAAAATCCTTAGTAAACTTAAAGATGATGCAGAAGCATATCTTGGAGAAAAAATCACTGAAGCCGTTATCACTGTTCCCGCTTACTTCAATGATTCTCAAAGAAAAGCAACAAAAGATGCCGGAGAAATAGCCGGACTTAAAGTCTTAAGAATTATCAATGAACCTACGGCAGCAACTCTTGCGTACGGCCTTGATAAACAGGAAGAGCAAACTGTCCTCGTTTATGACCTCGGAGGGGGTACCTTTGATGTTTCAATTCTTGAAATAGGCGAAGGAGTATTTGAGGTAAAATCTACAAATGGCGATACTCATTTGGGCGGTGACGATTGGGATCAGCGCGTAGTCGAATGGTTAGTTGAAGAATACAAAAAACAATATGGAAAAGATATAACTAAAGACAAAATGGCTATGCAAAGATTAAAAGAAGCTGCTGAAAAGGCAAAAATTGAATTGTCTGGATTAGCTGAAACCTCTATTAACTTACCATATTTAACTGCAGACGAAACTGGGCCAAAACACTTAGAAGTGTCTTTATCTAGATCTAAATTTGAAGCAATGACAAAGGATCTCATCGATAGAACAATGAAACCAATCCAACAAGCAATGACTGATGCCAAGGTAGAACCAGAAGACATTGATTCTATATTACTTGTAGGTGGATCAACAAGAATGCCCCAAGTATATAACTATGTAAAACAGTACTTTGCCAAAGAACCGAGAAGAGACATAAATCCTGATGAGTGTGTGGCAATTGGTGCAGGAATTCAAGGTGGGGTATTAAAAGGGGAAGTAAAGGATGTACTTCTTCTAGACGTCACGCCATTATCCCTAGGAATCGAAACTTTAGGAGGAGTATTCACTAAATTGATTGATAGAAATACAACTATACCTACAAAGAAAAGTGAAGTTTTCTCAACAGCTACAGATAATCAATCTTCAGTAGAAATACACGTACTTCAGGGAGAAAGACCAATAGCGGCAAACAACCATACTCTTGGTAAATTTACTCTAAGCGGTATACCACCTTCTCCGAGGGGTGTACCTCAAATAGAAGTTACATTTGATATTGATGCAAATGGAATTCTAAATGTCACAGCTAAGGACAAGGGAACCGGAAAAGAACAGAGCATTACAATACAAGCATCGGCCAATTTATCCAAGAATGAAATAGAAAATCTAAAAAAAGAAGCCGAAGCGAATGCACAAGAAGACACTAAAAAGAAAGAATTAGTAGAAGCAAGAAATCAGGCAGATACTGTGGTATATACAACTGAAAAGGCAATAAAAGATTTTGCAGATAAAATAGATTCATCAAAGAAATCCGAATTAGAAGCGTTAATCACTGAATTAAAGAATTCCATGAATGGTGATAATCCTCAGGAAATAAATGAAAAAACAGAGAAACTATCCAAAGCAATGTACGAAATAAGTGCTAAGATTTATCAACAGACACAAAGCTCTCAAGAACAGCCAAGCGAGGAACCAAAAACTGAAGGTCAAACTAATGCAGGCGATAACGTTTACGATGCTGATTTTGAAGTAACAGACGAAGATAAAAAAGATTAA